In Athalia rosae chromosome 6, iyAthRosa1.1, whole genome shotgun sequence, one DNA window encodes the following:
- the LOC110117269 gene encoding uncharacterized protein LOC110117269, producing MARTDFLPCSLSVAIAALLGTLLICTALEIKAEESSALGIGDAAIQAALKAISLRRLPESDARLIYLINENLKEIFTGAKNPTNGIEAVAKRAQKTVSEVTAAYAAAIFQSNSVEEAQRLFERFQRTVERIVDLARGGNFGVHVESTGLKKIKSLDKGE from the exons ATGGCTCGGACTGATTTTTTGCCCTGCAGTTTGTCTGTGGCGATTGCCGCACTCCTGGGCACTCTGCTGATCTGTACCGCCCTTGAAATCAAGGCCGAAGAAAGTTCCGCTCTCGGAATCGGAG ACGCCGCTATCCAAGCCGCTCTGAAGGCGATTTCTTTGCGAAGGTTACCGGAGAGTGACGCTCGGTTAATTTACCTGATAAACGAGAATCTGAAGGAGATTTTCACGGGTGcaaaaaatccgacgaatggCATCGAGGCGGTTGCAAAACGGGCGCAAAAAACTGTTTCCGAAGTGACGGCCGCCTACGCCGCGGCGATATTTCAGTCGAATTCTGTGGAAGAAGCGCAACGTCTCTTCGAGAGATTTCAGAGGACCGTGGAGCGGATCGTAGACCTTGCGAGAGGTGGAAATTTCGGAGTGCACGTCGAGTCGACGGGcctgaagaaaatcaaatcactCGATaagggtgaataa